A genomic region of Dactylococcopsis salina PCC 8305 contains the following coding sequences:
- a CDS encoding histone deacetylase family protein, translating to MGLPIIYHPDYVTPLPPGHRFPMAKFGLLYEILLADGIIEPQQVHQPEIAPREWLELVHTSEYVEDYCNGTLDSKAQRRIGLPWSEQLAHRTCLAVGGTILTAKLALEQGLACNTAGGTHHAFPDYGAGFCIFNDLAIAPSVMLNLGLVEKILIVDLDVHQGDGTAFIFQDDPRVFTFSMHCGDNFPGRKQKSDLDIPLPQGLDDDGYLQILAKQLPQVLDAVKPDLVFYDAGVDPHVDDRLGKLALSDRGIYRRDRAVLSTCLAENYPTACVIGGGYSEDLTVLAQRHSLLHRAAATVFEQYFGKN from the coding sequence ATGGGCTTACCGATTATTTATCATCCTGATTATGTCACACCCTTACCGCCTGGACATCGTTTCCCGATGGCAAAATTTGGCTTACTCTACGAAATTTTGTTAGCCGATGGCATTATTGAACCGCAACAAGTCCATCAACCTGAAATCGCGCCGCGAGAGTGGCTAGAGTTGGTTCATACTTCCGAATATGTGGAAGACTATTGCAACGGTACATTAGACTCAAAAGCACAGCGACGCATTGGACTGCCTTGGAGTGAACAGTTAGCCCATCGCACTTGTTTAGCAGTTGGTGGCACAATTTTAACAGCAAAACTGGCTCTAGAACAGGGGTTAGCTTGTAATACCGCCGGCGGCACTCATCACGCTTTTCCCGACTATGGCGCTGGGTTTTGTATTTTTAATGATTTAGCGATCGCCCCATCAGTAATGCTAAATTTAGGCTTAGTGGAAAAGATTTTGATTGTTGATCTCGATGTGCACCAAGGAGACGGTACGGCTTTTATTTTTCAGGATGATCCCCGTGTGTTTACGTTTTCTATGCACTGTGGCGATAATTTTCCAGGGAGAAAACAAAAAAGTGATTTAGATATCCCTTTACCCCAAGGGTTAGATGATGATGGCTATTTGCAGATTTTGGCGAAACAGTTGCCGCAGGTGTTAGATGCCGTGAAACCTGATTTAGTGTTTTATGATGCTGGGGTTGATCCTCATGTGGACGATCGATTAGGAAAATTGGCGTTGAGCGATCGAGGGATTTATCGGCGCGATCGAGCAGTTTTAAGCACCTGTCTAGCAGAAAATTACCCCACCGCTTGCGTCATTGGCGGTGGCTATAGCGAAGACTTAACCGTATTAGCCCAACGACATAGTTTATTACATCGAGCAGCGGCTACAGTTTTTGAGCAGTATTTTGGCAAAAACTAA
- the hpsA gene encoding hormogonium polysaccharide biosynthesis protein HpsA produces MPPRPPRVLRRLWRSLQELVRVVMQKLKRLFIILLPINKNSQLKKGFVLPTATLVLLVVSLLVGALIVRTGQEAEQAISQQAQQEIYNAATPAIERAKAKIEFLFRKDNRFPAGIPSEEFLNSMMLNNGGIDSDGDAIDIQITAQDPDRYTLSDEDRLTIANDSSAENAWRYRTDTDGDGVDDSTVSYSITILSETDDGSGTTVNINNSESDKANNLVVRSGPVSAGATSDAQTCEDLASLDASEGWYTVTGSTVRKNFQINAVVTNDNEANKAVSTLEVQQDRDLSTGNKWGAWFRYDLEFTPGSNFNWNGAMFTAGSLLVNNSGTKTTRLRLVSSPSSCLYTKQASQITMAEEEDPDTGQTTFQGQVMRVDTDRDEWERNDDDRVLVDLFPGPNQRPQNTGSNPPYETFELPMHDDNPNSGGPEDSVIDSDVVRPSQYMLDPVLLISENTSQARYEDDPTNTAVRNEDWEDNPLSTRIFNQNANQPFVDDTYRADNRWGPKPQYNNNPDYQVTAANNGTEITGQEGLTKMPTIADPNVAGLDGYWERRANVEGMRIIVGESFQLGLPPGASPSNEVTNAKIAYIEFENHTLPSGNDKINFQPSGFSTPSGFKADTGEAYGDRGGGDKYGWLDSDGNPSANGETRDRGGSPPEKVTLNHMDLGDSNLQWQVEVPNGTYELKIVMGDDDYTNQDNSIALEPFVPPGDTPPAVQAGAVYHWDGYQDEPATCIALAGHPGVSESTQFDNVTVGGTDYLETDFLNRKGSNGWEFPFYANFSTEIDNSTSILRQSLSNLAHYAGDPDGAFPPTQDDGSNSDAVTHPYPQLTKSGNFSNLRRAISELDATGTNYADLSLADQTTLQTATCTLGMLAYNVDLVERVYDAIPDNGGAGLNALGVQISQLIDGDITNGEMGGDPDNLCESGDSFGDDGCPPEDPYSVTDPTSPNHFSNYYTQFTSQEWINVIEANNLLGADTAQATERAEQITRFRQIERDRTLGFAEGIGVPNSGGSSDYDADNTQFAIGFDDGNFVSGQTFNGIECDPTTYATSGGNSARAQFGLAVGFCSAGQPKYPWLFYLFPVIDHDHNGDSSDGNEQPTSEPYISDTYIFDDSMAGTPGGVNGDYTYQAISATDIASLALTPRDADSFVLPTTTSDTGTGNRIFKPDGNPLFVPFMDKAIYDDREKMDVRLLDIDLDLLRSNTTGNTNDDYWLPTSSSDRDAGVVYAFREDAVREDAIARPFNNDWATCGNESMLTGLDLTTGNVLSNLSTSDTCRMQPSIPQDPPLNDETGVSAKPVDGYADPDRRPYGFRLKNGSDLSRSNSDSTGLSFITDQPVYIQGDFNKHTQEEFTDTSSSFYDRSTLNTNFATAAGETWRSSEIIADGITLLSEGLTDQATTDQVSPSPSDDIEVNSILVSAIIPSQPKKYNGGIHNFPRFLEDWEGTGGTVKIRGSFIQLNFSKYATGSFDQDNLDSESPQNLSAGANLPHYSPPTRNWGYDVGLQYVSAAPVAERFVSSESPRTETYRELPADDPYIQNLLDGTVVSTP; encoded by the coding sequence ATGCCACCCCGTCCTCCCCGTGTTTTGCGCCGACTCTGGCGTAGCTTGCAAGAGTTAGTTAGAGTCGTGATGCAGAAACTAAAACGCTTATTTATTATATTACTTCCCATAAATAAAAATAGTCAACTGAAAAAAGGCTTTGTTCTTCCCACAGCAACCCTCGTTTTATTAGTCGTTAGTTTATTAGTGGGAGCGTTAATTGTTCGGACCGGACAAGAAGCGGAACAAGCAATTAGTCAACAAGCGCAACAAGAAATTTATAACGCAGCGACTCCAGCTATTGAAAGAGCAAAAGCTAAAATTGAGTTTCTCTTCCGAAAAGATAACCGTTTTCCAGCAGGGATTCCCTCAGAAGAATTTCTCAATAGCATGATGCTAAATAATGGGGGAATTGATAGCGATGGCGATGCGATCGACATTCAGATCACAGCCCAAGACCCCGATCGTTACACATTGAGTGACGAAGATCGCTTGACGATTGCCAATGATAGTAGCGCAGAAAACGCTTGGCGATATCGCACCGACACTGATGGTGACGGCGTTGATGACAGTACCGTCAGCTATTCGATTACGATCCTCAGTGAAACTGATGATGGGAGTGGAACAACGGTAAACATTAATAACTCAGAGTCAGACAAAGCAAATAACTTAGTGGTGCGATCGGGTCCAGTTAGCGCTGGAGCAACCAGCGACGCTCAAACTTGTGAAGACTTGGCGAGTTTAGACGCTTCTGAGGGGTGGTACACCGTAACGGGTTCAACCGTAAGGAAAAACTTTCAGATCAACGCCGTCGTCACCAACGATAATGAAGCAAACAAAGCCGTTAGCACCTTAGAAGTCCAACAAGATCGTGATCTCAGCACAGGAAATAAATGGGGAGCATGGTTTCGCTATGACCTAGAGTTTACCCCAGGTTCAAATTTTAACTGGAATGGGGCAATGTTTACCGCCGGGTCTTTATTAGTTAATAATAGTGGTACCAAGACAACACGCCTCCGTTTAGTCAGTTCCCCATCATCTTGTTTATATACCAAACAGGCTTCTCAAATCACAATGGCGGAAGAAGAAGACCCCGATACAGGACAAACCACGTTTCAGGGTCAAGTGATGCGAGTTGACACTGACAGAGATGAGTGGGAGAGAAACGACGACGATCGCGTGTTAGTTGATCTGTTTCCAGGTCCCAACCAAAGACCACAGAATACAGGGTCTAACCCTCCCTATGAAACATTTGAACTACCGATGCACGACGATAACCCAAACTCAGGGGGACCAGAAGACTCTGTTATTGATAGTGATGTTGTTCGCCCCTCGCAGTATATGTTAGACCCAGTGTTGCTCATCAGTGAAAACACATCCCAAGCTCGTTATGAAGACGATCCCACGAATACCGCAGTTCGGAATGAAGATTGGGAAGATAACCCTTTAAGCACCCGCATCTTTAACCAAAATGCCAACCAACCTTTTGTGGATGATACCTATCGCGCAGATAACCGTTGGGGTCCCAAGCCTCAATATAATAATAATCCTGATTATCAAGTAACCGCAGCGAACAACGGGACAGAAATCACAGGACAAGAAGGGCTAACAAAAATGCCCACTATAGCTGATCCAAACGTGGCAGGGTTAGATGGTTATTGGGAACGACGAGCAAATGTGGAAGGAATGCGAATCATTGTCGGGGAAAGTTTCCAACTGGGACTCCCTCCTGGTGCGAGTCCATCCAATGAAGTTACAAACGCCAAAATTGCTTACATTGAATTTGAAAATCATACTCTCCCTTCCGGAAACGACAAAATTAACTTTCAACCTAGTGGTTTTAGCACTCCTTCAGGATTTAAAGCGGATACAGGAGAGGCTTATGGAGATAGAGGAGGAGGCGATAAGTATGGTTGGCTCGATAGTGATGGGAATCCCTCTGCTAATGGTGAAACCCGCGATCGCGGCGGTAGTCCTCCCGAAAAGGTCACTCTTAACCACATGGATTTAGGCGACAGTAACCTCCAATGGCAAGTAGAAGTCCCTAATGGCACTTATGAATTGAAAATCGTCATGGGAGATGATGATTACACAAACCAAGACAATAGTATTGCTTTAGAACCTTTTGTTCCTCCTGGTGATACGCCACCTGCCGTTCAAGCGGGTGCAGTTTATCATTGGGATGGTTATCAAGATGAACCGGCGACTTGTATCGCACTAGCAGGACATCCAGGAGTTAGCGAAAGTACCCAATTTGATAATGTTACTGTTGGCGGTACAGACTACTTAGAAACGGATTTCCTCAATCGTAAGGGAAGTAATGGTTGGGAGTTTCCTTTCTATGCCAATTTCAGCACAGAAATTGATAACTCAACTAGCATTCTTCGCCAATCCTTGTCTAATCTCGCTCATTATGCAGGTGATCCTGATGGGGCATTTCCGCCAACCCAAGATGATGGTTCAAACTCTGACGCGGTTACTCATCCTTATCCTCAACTCACTAAGTCGGGAAACTTCTCTAACCTGCGTCGCGCTATCTCAGAACTGGATGCAACGGGGACAAATTATGCCGATTTAAGTTTGGCGGATCAAACGACATTACAAACAGCAACTTGTACTCTGGGAATGTTAGCCTACAATGTTGATTTGGTAGAAAGAGTATATGATGCAATTCCTGATAACGGAGGTGCTGGTTTAAATGCCCTTGGGGTACAAATTAGTCAACTAATAGACGGTGACATAACAAATGGAGAAATGGGGGGCGACCCAGATAACTTATGTGAGTCAGGAGATAGTTTTGGAGATGATGGCTGTCCTCCTGAAGACCCATATAGCGTTACTGATCCAACCAGTCCTAATCACTTTTCCAATTACTATACGCAGTTTACCTCTCAAGAATGGATAAATGTTATTGAAGCAAATAACCTACTGGGAGCAGATACGGCACAAGCAACAGAAAGGGCAGAACAAATTACTCGTTTTCGACAAATTGAGCGTGATCGGACTTTAGGTTTTGCAGAAGGTATTGGTGTTCCCAATTCAGGAGGAAGTTCTGATTACGATGCGGATAATACTCAGTTTGCGATTGGCTTTGATGATGGTAATTTTGTCAGTGGTCAAACCTTTAATGGAATCGAGTGTGATCCTACTACTTATGCTACAAGTGGCGGAAATTCAGCAAGAGCGCAATTCGGTTTAGCCGTTGGATTTTGTTCAGCAGGTCAACCAAAATACCCTTGGCTGTTTTATTTATTCCCAGTCATAGACCACGATCATAACGGTGATTCTAGTGATGGGAATGAACAACCGACCTCAGAACCTTACATCAGTGATACCTATATCTTTGATGACAGTATGGCTGGTACTCCTGGCGGTGTTAATGGAGACTACACCTATCAAGCGATTTCTGCTACTGATATTGCCAGTTTGGCTCTAACTCCCAGAGATGCAGATAGCTTTGTTCTTCCCACTACAACCAGTGACACGGGAACTGGAAACCGCATTTTCAAACCAGATGGGAATCCTCTATTCGTTCCCTTCATGGATAAAGCCATTTATGACGATCGAGAAAAAATGGATGTCCGTCTCCTTGATATTGACCTGGATCTGTTACGCAGTAATACAACGGGGAATACTAATGATGACTATTGGCTGCCCACCAGTTCCAGCGACAGAGATGCAGGTGTTGTTTATGCGTTCCGTGAAGATGCGGTTCGTGAAGATGCTATTGCTCGACCCTTTAACAACGATTGGGCGACTTGTGGTAACGAAAGTATGTTAACTGGGCTTGATCTGACCACAGGAAATGTGCTTTCCAACTTAAGCACCAGCGATACTTGTCGGATGCAACCCAGTATTCCCCAAGACCCGCCATTGAATGACGAAACGGGAGTGAGTGCCAAACCTGTAGATGGTTATGCTGACCCCGATCGCCGTCCCTATGGTTTCCGCTTGAAAAATGGTTCTGATCTCAGCCGTTCTAACAGCGATAGCACGGGTTTGTCGTTCATTACAGACCAGCCCGTTTACATCCAAGGTGACTTTAATAAACATACGCAGGAAGAATTTACAGACACCTCGTCATCTTTCTATGATCGCTCGACCCTTAACACTAACTTTGCTACTGCAGCAGGGGAAACTTGGCGATCTTCAGAAATCATCGCCGATGGCATTACCCTCCTCTCGGAAGGGCTTACGGATCAAGCAACCACGGATCAAGTGAGTCCCAGTCCCAGTGACGACATCGAGGTTAATTCTATCCTAGTCAGTGCTATCATCCCTTCGCAGCCCAAAAAATATAATGGTGGGATTCACAACTTCCCCCGCTTCCTAGAAGATTGGGAAGGAACAGGAGGAACAGTGAAAATTCGAGGCTCGTTTATTCAGCTTAATTTTAGTAAGTATGCCACAGGCTCTTTCGATCAAGACAATCTCGATTCTGAATCACCTCAAAACTTGAGTGCAGGCGCAAATCTTCCTCACTATAGCCCTCCCACCCGTAACTGGGGATATGATGTGGGGTTACAGTATGTTTCCGCTGCTCCTGTGGCGGAACGTTTTGTGAGTAGCGAAAGCCCTCGCACCGAAACCTATCGCGAACTCCCTGCTGATGATCCCTATATTCAAAACTTACTCGACGGAACTGTCGTTTCTACTCCCTAG
- a CDS encoding type IV pilus modification PilV family protein has product MNQLPVSQTIRGVSHSQKGLTLLEVTVTIVMLSVILMAMAPPLLISAATRVKLRRASQARLLAQEEVNRVQGIMMRSRDQSLPANANIPPISNASNLAETAVPTTIVDTYPSSVTEAQAVDVDQDGANDFFVQVFREQGALFAAGPAPCEPAVFRMGVRVYSILAEDNLNSNSDSLEKEQISLQFTNGLQGQTTNPMGAFQAEVSRNDREFSLEAYEDYLAGSGVPAACTSQ; this is encoded by the coding sequence ATGAATCAACTCCCTGTTTCCCAAACAATCAGGGGGGTTTCCCACTCCCAAAAGGGATTAACCCTCCTCGAAGTTACCGTTACGATTGTCATGCTCAGTGTGATTTTGATGGCAATGGCGCCCCCTTTATTAATTTCTGCAGCGACTCGCGTTAAATTACGACGCGCCTCCCAAGCTCGACTGTTGGCACAAGAAGAAGTAAATCGCGTACAGGGAATTATGATGCGATCGCGCGATCAAAGTCTCCCCGCTAATGCCAATATTCCACCGATTAGCAATGCTTCCAATCTTGCGGAAACTGCTGTTCCCACGACAATTGTTGATACTTATCCCAGTAGTGTGACAGAAGCACAAGCAGTGGATGTGGATCAAGATGGTGCAAATGATTTCTTTGTACAAGTCTTTCGAGAACAAGGGGCGCTCTTTGCCGCCGGACCAGCGCCATGTGAACCCGCAGTTTTTAGGATGGGAGTTCGCGTTTACTCCATCCTTGCTGAAGATAATTTAAATTCAAATTCAGACAGTTTAGAGAAGGAACAAATTTCCTTACAATTTACCAACGGCTTACAAGGACAAACCACTAACCCCATGGGAGCTTTCCAAGCGGAAGTTAGTCGCAACGATCGAGAATTTTCTCTAGAGGCTTACGAAGACTATTTAGCTGGAAGCGGTGTTCCTGCGGCTTGTACATCTCAATAA
- a CDS encoding pilus assembly FimT family protein gives MLTFKSKKMTNNPAICSLSSEGFTLLEVITITIIFGILAAVAVPSWLGLIQVQRLNTAKSELFQEMRIAQQKAKAERNRWQVTFREENNILQWRTDASSSNNICDQTTGWKSLDSGVTLDEDNMTFRSLDDCWRVQFDDRGRAIGADGFYTGRITLEAQNINEKRCIYISTFLGAMREDKNQECE, from the coding sequence ATGCTGACTTTTAAATCTAAAAAAATGACAAATAATCCTGCAATATGTTCACTTTCTTCAGAAGGGTTCACACTTCTAGAAGTAATAACAATTACTATTATTTTCGGTATTTTAGCGGCAGTTGCTGTCCCCAGTTGGCTCGGTTTAATCCAAGTTCAACGTCTCAATACAGCTAAAAGTGAACTCTTTCAAGAAATGCGAATTGCTCAACAAAAAGCGAAAGCAGAAAGAAATAGATGGCAAGTCACTTTTAGAGAAGAAAATAATATTCTTCAGTGGCGAACCGATGCGAGTTCTAGTAATAATATTTGTGACCAGACAACGGGTTGGAAAAGTCTCGATTCTGGAGTGACTCTCGATGAAGATAACATGACTTTTCGTTCTCTTGATGATTGTTGGCGAGTCCAGTTTGACGATCGAGGAAGGGCGATCGGCGCAGATGGTTTTTATACGGGAAGAATTACCCTTGAGGCTCAAAATATTAACGAGAAAAGATGTATTTATATCTCAACGTTTTTAGGAGCAATGAGAGAAGATAAAAATCAGGAATGTGAATAA
- a CDS encoding plastocyanin/azurin family copper-binding protein translates to MQASCLSNVPSGAKSLATSLSAKKLLFSPGQSYTVNFPEDTPAGEYSYYCQPHRGAGMNGNVVVK, encoded by the coding sequence ATGCAAGCCTCTTGCCTCAGCAATGTTCCCAGTGGTGCTAAGTCTTTAGCCACTTCTTTAAGTGCCAAGAAACTTTTATTTTCTCCTGGACAAAGCTATACCGTAAATTTCCCTGAAGATACTCCAGCAGGGGAATACAGCTATTACTGTCAGCCTCATCGCGGTGCTGGTATGAATGGGAATGTTGTTGTTAAATAA
- a CDS encoding undecaprenyl-diphosphate phosphatase, with translation MNKLLTLLFYFFLGFVSCLVIPTASAQTTDIDHSTTINWLQAIGLGIVQGITEFLPISSSAHLKVVPVVLGWGDPGITFSAVVHLGSIAAIIWYFRAELAQLTGGTLQGIKKKNYQNSDLRLTVAILLGTIPILICGVFWKLFVTDDSPLRSMTTIAVTSIVIGLLLGVAESVGNRSRGETELKPIDAIFMGMAQALALIPGTSRSGITITAGLFMGLERPTAARFALLMGIPTIILAGLVELTDVLEAGWNSEETIPIIIGTITTFIFSYLSVVWLINFLQKQNTWVFVWYRVIFGGLILWGVLSNQ, from the coding sequence ATGAATAAATTGTTAACTCTATTATTTTATTTCTTTTTGGGATTTGTTTCCTGTTTAGTGATTCCCACTGCTTCTGCACAAACCACCGATATTGATCATTCTACGACAATTAATTGGTTACAGGCGATCGGGCTGGGAATAGTGCAGGGAATTACAGAGTTTCTTCCCATTAGTAGTAGCGCCCACTTAAAAGTTGTACCTGTGGTTTTAGGTTGGGGTGATCCTGGGATTACTTTCTCGGCGGTGGTGCATTTAGGGAGTATCGCCGCGATTATTTGGTATTTTCGAGCCGAGTTAGCACAATTAACAGGAGGAACATTACAGGGAATCAAAAAGAAAAATTATCAAAATTCTGATCTCCGTCTCACGGTTGCGATTTTATTGGGGACAATTCCGATTTTAATCTGTGGAGTCTTCTGGAAACTGTTTGTTACTGATGATTCTCCTCTCCGTAGTATGACTACCATTGCTGTTACTTCCATTGTTATTGGTTTACTTTTGGGAGTAGCAGAGTCGGTGGGAAACCGATCGCGCGGTGAAACTGAACTGAAACCCATTGATGCGATTTTTATGGGAATGGCTCAGGCGTTAGCTTTAATTCCAGGAACGTCCCGATCGGGCATCACGATCACTGCTGGCTTGTTCATGGGGCTAGAACGTCCCACCGCCGCTCGTTTCGCCTTATTAATGGGCATTCCGACGATCATTCTTGCGGGATTAGTAGAATTAACGGATGTATTGGAAGCGGGATGGAATAGTGAGGAGACTATACCCATTATTATCGGCACAATCACCACTTTTATTTTTTCTTATTTATCTGTAGTTTGGTTAATCAATTTTCTGCAAAAACAAAATACTTGGGTTTTTGTTTGGTATCGAGTGATTTTTGGCGGTTTAATTTTGTGGGGGGTTCTTTCTAATCAGTAA
- a CDS encoding prepilin-type N-terminal cleavage/methylation domain-containing protein, with translation MKTFLHKFLTHLNQKKNRLPFSLGFTLIELLIATVMSSIVISSLLYLMLNVMQTNAKETARKDTLQEMQVALNFMTNDLREAVYVYTGEELDDRGIDTPNDGLKDIMNLPNSGNLEPILVFWKLEDAPYQSSDSFPSDCSAASVEASERTCDQLKISRRTYTLVAYLQDSDPTDTWQGESVIYRYQLRKYNSNPFNTLEKKPEYIDPVKESSFASWPYDDTGSLPNSGSYTLTVNRGSVGDGGKSDALVDFVDRHDNSNFSATDVSCPTGYQRTPSDASVSNSFYACVEDVSGQKTVTVYLRGNPDGRANVNFADGFTPLPTLQSSVVLRGANQD, from the coding sequence ATGAAGACTTTTCTCCATAAATTTCTCACTCATTTGAATCAGAAAAAAAATCGTCTTCCTTTCTCATTAGGTTTTACCCTTATCGAATTATTAATCGCTACTGTCATGTCCAGTATTGTGATTTCTAGTTTGCTCTATTTAATGCTCAATGTGATGCAAACCAATGCCAAAGAAACCGCTCGCAAAGATACCCTTCAAGAGATGCAAGTAGCACTAAATTTTATGACCAATGACTTGAGAGAAGCGGTTTATGTTTACACAGGAGAGGAATTAGACGATCGAGGGATTGATACTCCCAATGATGGTCTTAAAGACATTATGAATCTTCCTAACTCTGGAAACTTAGAACCAATTTTAGTGTTTTGGAAACTAGAAGATGCTCCCTATCAGAGTAGTGATAGTTTTCCCAGTGATTGTAGTGCGGCTAGTGTTGAGGCTTCTGAACGCACTTGTGATCAGCTAAAAATTTCTCGGCGAACTTATACCTTAGTTGCTTATTTACAGGATAGTGATCCGACAGATACTTGGCAAGGAGAATCAGTGATTTATCGTTATCAGTTAAGAAAGTACAACAGTAATCCTTTTAATACTCTTGAAAAAAAACCTGAATATATTGATCCTGTAAAAGAAAGTAGTTTTGCCAGTTGGCCCTATGATGATACTGGTAGTCTTCCAAACAGTGGTAGTTATACGCTTACTGTTAATCGTGGAAGTGTTGGTGATGGCGGCAAAAGTGATGCTTTAGTCGATTTTGTCGATCGACACGACAACAGCAATTTCAGCGCAACTGATGTTAGTTGTCCCACCGGTTATCAACGCACGCCATCAGATGCGAGTGTTTCCAACAGTTTTTATGCTTGTGTGGAAGATGTTTCTGGACAAAAAACTGTTACCGTTTATTTACGAGGAAACCCAGACGGACGAGCTAATGTTAATTTTGCTGATGGTTTTACCCCTCTTCCCACTCTTCAATCTAGTGTCGTTTTAAGAGGAGCAAATCAAGATTAA
- the petE gene encoding plastocyanin: MKPIQTLFTLLLAVTLLVSGCGGASEAKSPDAQTAPTEETAQTEKTAEPTEEAATADETPEPAEEAEEVAAADVEEETSAAGGGTYQVKMGSDTGQLKYVPEKLTIHPGDTVEFVMNKLAPHNVVFDSNGVPSAAKALASDLSKNKLLSGAGQTHTVTFPEDAPKGEYSYYCQPHRGAGMNGKIIVE; encoded by the coding sequence ATGAAACCAATTCAAACTCTTTTCACACTTTTATTAGCAGTAACCCTTCTCGTCAGTGGCTGTGGTGGCGCTAGTGAAGCAAAAAGCCCAGATGCTCAAACTGCTCCCACTGAAGAAACTGCTCAAACCGAAAAAACAGCAGAACCGACTGAGGAAGCAGCAACTGCTGATGAAACCCCAGAACCGGCTGAGGAAGCTGAGGAAGTAGCGGCTGCTGATGTTGAGGAAGAAACCAGTGCGGCTGGTGGAGGAACCTATCAGGTTAAAATGGGTTCTGATACGGGACAACTCAAATATGTTCCTGAAAAACTCACTATCCATCCCGGAGATACTGTGGAATTTGTAATGAATAAACTCGCTCCTCACAATGTTGTTTTTGATAGCAACGGCGTTCCCTCGGCGGCGAAAGCTCTTGCAAGTGATCTCAGTAAAAACAAATTGTTATCTGGTGCTGGACAAACTCATACCGTAACTTTCCCTGAAGATGCTCCGAAAGGAGAATATAGCTACTACTGTCAGCCCCATCGTGGCGCAGGTATGAACGGAAAGATTATTGTTGAATAA